A part of Streptomyces sp. DSM 40750 genomic DNA contains:
- a CDS encoding tetratricopeptide repeat protein, whose product MAGLDGASRTGLDVLDDELGIELLARIAGDGDVRRDPEAARRIVALCGGLPLALRIAGARLATRRHWTPRMLADRLADERRRLDELTVGDLEVRTGLGLSYDALDALGRTALRRLGLLGAPDVAAWTVAALLDLPQTQGTEDAEDVVERLIDAQLLHFTGIDRAGQPRFGLHDLVRVYAAERAEAEEPRAERAATLGRALGGWLWLTARATAAGPSGEVVLQNPRTLWPVGDRAAGQVLADPTGWFEAEAGAIAAAVERAAAMDLHALAREAAVTLCSSAYIVNNRFDSWSRTHEAALAAVRRAEDRTGEALLLIGLGQLRYEQDNFTESMTHYQQAVGLCAELGDARGHAAALAGLGSTYREQGRLQDAARELTRAIDDFRRLDDAAGLGLACRFAGSVHLELGEYATARVLLDESLAAYRRLGSRRGEALALRTYGLLHRALGEYEAAEELSGRSLAILQEFGDRLMSAYAAQARAKARLRLGRTREAAADLAGLLDVCRTYDDRWGEALVRRTLGECALAEGQLTDAETHLTASVTLWETLRLPLPRARTLRTLAELRDRLGDERGAAALRAEAGEVFTAYEAHEARES is encoded by the coding sequence CTGGCGGGCCTCGACGGCGCCTCCCGCACCGGACTCGATGTACTGGACGACGAGTTGGGGATCGAACTCCTCGCCCGGATCGCCGGCGACGGGGATGTCCGGCGCGACCCCGAGGCGGCGCGCCGGATCGTCGCCCTGTGCGGCGGTCTGCCGCTGGCCCTGCGCATCGCCGGGGCCCGCCTCGCGACCCGCCGCCACTGGACGCCGCGCATGCTCGCCGACCGCCTCGCCGACGAACGCCGCCGTCTCGACGAACTCACCGTCGGCGACCTGGAGGTACGCACCGGGCTGGGCCTCAGTTACGACGCGCTCGACGCCCTCGGCCGCACCGCCCTGCGGCGCCTCGGGCTGCTCGGCGCGCCCGATGTGGCCGCCTGGACGGTGGCCGCGCTGCTGGATCTGCCGCAGACGCAGGGCACCGAGGACGCCGAAGACGTCGTGGAGCGACTCATCGACGCGCAGCTGCTCCACTTCACCGGCATCGACCGCGCCGGGCAGCCGCGCTTCGGACTGCACGACCTGGTCCGGGTGTACGCGGCCGAGCGCGCCGAGGCGGAGGAACCGCGCGCCGAGCGTGCCGCCACCCTCGGCCGGGCGCTCGGCGGCTGGCTGTGGCTCACCGCCCGGGCGACCGCCGCCGGACCCTCCGGGGAGGTGGTGCTCCAGAACCCGCGCACCCTGTGGCCGGTCGGCGACCGGGCCGCCGGCCAGGTGCTGGCCGACCCGACCGGATGGTTCGAGGCGGAGGCCGGCGCGATCGCCGCCGCCGTCGAGCGTGCCGCCGCCATGGACCTGCACGCGCTCGCCCGCGAGGCCGCCGTCACCCTGTGCTCGTCCGCCTACATCGTCAACAACCGCTTCGACTCGTGGTCACGCACCCACGAAGCCGCGTTGGCCGCCGTACGCCGCGCCGAGGACCGCACCGGGGAGGCCCTGCTGCTCATCGGCCTCGGCCAACTCCGTTACGAGCAGGACAACTTCACCGAATCCATGACCCACTACCAGCAGGCGGTCGGCCTGTGCGCCGAGCTCGGTGACGCGCGGGGACACGCGGCGGCCCTCGCGGGCCTGGGCAGCACCTACCGGGAACAGGGCCGGTTGCAGGACGCCGCGCGCGAACTGACCCGCGCCATCGACGACTTCAGACGGCTCGACGACGCTGCGGGGCTGGGCCTCGCCTGTCGTTTCGCCGGGTCCGTCCACCTCGAACTCGGTGAGTACGCCACCGCCCGTGTCCTCCTCGACGAGTCCCTGGCCGCCTACCGTCGTCTCGGCAGCCGGCGCGGCGAGGCGCTCGCCCTGCGGACGTACGGGTTGCTGCACCGCGCGCTCGGCGAGTACGAGGCGGCCGAGGAACTGTCCGGCCGGTCCCTGGCGATTCTCCAGGAGTTCGGCGACCGCCTGATGAGCGCGTACGCGGCACAGGCCCGGGCGAAGGCACGCCTGAGGCTGGGACGCACCCGGGAAGCGGCGGCGGACCTGGCCGGTCTGCTCGACGTGTGCCGGACGTACGACGACCGGTGGGGCGAGGCCCTGGTACGACGCACTCTCGGCGAATGCGCCCTCGCCGAGGGTCAGTTGACCGACGCAGAGACCCACCTCACCGCGTCCGTCACCCTCTGGGAGACCCTGCGGCTCCCCCTTCCCCGGGCCCGCACTCTGCGCACCCTCGCGGAACTACGGGACCGCCTCGGCGACGAGCGGGGGGCTGCCGCCCTGCGGGCCGAGGCGGGCGAGGTGTTCACCGCGTACGAGGCACACGAGGCGCGGGAGTCGTAA
- a CDS encoding extracellular solute-binding protein: MDEPRLSRRKLLVGTGGLVLGAAGCAAPSFGAEGRTRLRYWHLFGGGDGANMSALVDAFAKEHPEIDLEATQLQWGTPYYTKLGMAGVGGRAPEVAVLHLARLAGFGPGRLLDPFDLDLLRELGVGTDQFPEGIFKRGAVGGQQYAIPLDTHPMVLYYNTDVCEKAGLLADGEQLQPIGSAREFMDALRAAKKATGAPGLSAETTGPDCVTPWRLFATFYSQLGGTVLSADGRRLTLDDAKALEILEFLARLTAEGLMVRRVDYPGSIGVFNAGRTAFHLNGEWEVSTFTTAELPFSMTRVPALFGRPTVQADCHSFVLPHQDGRSAGASEAAHTFVAWMLKHSVEWAKGGHVPAYLPTLTRPDYLELEPQSAYRSVIDDVVLDQPAWFVGSASPMWIQLGAVFSGVLTGSRTPSGALREAKKRLRKLLDTPDPLGSGPVGKAPVSGALVGEGGAA; this comes from the coding sequence ATCGATGAACCACGTCTGAGCAGAAGGAAGTTACTCGTCGGCACCGGAGGGCTGGTGCTGGGTGCGGCGGGGTGTGCCGCGCCCTCCTTCGGGGCCGAGGGGAGGACCAGGCTGCGTTACTGGCACCTCTTCGGTGGGGGCGACGGAGCCAATATGAGCGCGCTGGTCGACGCGTTCGCCAAGGAGCACCCGGAGATCGACCTGGAGGCGACCCAGCTTCAGTGGGGTACTCCGTACTACACGAAGCTGGGGATGGCGGGGGTCGGCGGGCGGGCGCCCGAGGTGGCGGTGCTCCACCTCGCGCGGCTCGCGGGGTTCGGGCCCGGGCGGCTCCTCGACCCCTTCGACCTGGACCTGCTGCGTGAACTGGGCGTGGGAACCGACCAGTTTCCCGAGGGCATCTTCAAGCGCGGCGCAGTCGGCGGGCAGCAGTACGCGATCCCGCTCGACACCCACCCCATGGTGCTCTACTACAACACCGACGTCTGCGAGAAGGCCGGGCTGCTCGCAGACGGCGAGCAGCTCCAACCCATCGGCAGCGCACGGGAGTTCATGGACGCCCTGCGCGCGGCGAAGAAGGCCACGGGCGCGCCCGGTCTGAGCGCCGAGACCACCGGACCGGACTGCGTCACACCCTGGCGGCTGTTCGCCACCTTCTACTCGCAGCTGGGCGGCACCGTCCTGTCCGCGGACGGCAGACGCCTCACGCTCGACGACGCCAAGGCCTTGGAGATCCTGGAGTTCCTGGCCCGGCTCACGGCGGAGGGGTTGATGGTGCGCCGCGTCGACTACCCCGGCTCCATCGGGGTGTTCAACGCCGGCAGGACCGCCTTCCATCTCAACGGGGAGTGGGAGGTGTCGACCTTCACCACCGCCGAGCTGCCGTTCTCCATGACCCGCGTGCCCGCGCTGTTCGGGCGTCCCACCGTCCAGGCCGACTGCCACTCCTTCGTACTCCCGCACCAGGACGGCCGCTCGGCCGGGGCGAGCGAGGCGGCCCACACCTTCGTCGCCTGGATGCTCAAGCACTCCGTGGAGTGGGCCAAGGGGGGCCATGTCCCCGCGTATCTGCCGACGCTGACGCGACCGGACTATCTGGAACTGGAGCCGCAGTCCGCGTACCGGTCCGTCATCGACGACGTGGTCCTCGACCAGCCGGCCTGGTTCGTGGGCTCGGCCTCGCCGATGTGGATCCAGCTGGGCGCGGTCTTCTCGGGCGTACTCACCGGATCGCGCACGCCGTCGGGCGCCCTGCGTGAGGCGAAGAAGCGGCTGCGGAAGCTGCTCGACACGCCCGATCCGCTCGGCAGCGGTCCCGTCGGCAAGGCGCCCGTCAGTGGGGCACTTGTCGGCGAAGGAGGTGCCGCGTGA
- a CDS encoding DinB family protein, producing MEIEGVRTDRLGLLLEQFDKAREMAGVRLAGLGDEEYLWEPVPGCWSLRRRGEAVTPRAFGPGEWVLDLGAPDIPASEYAEVARQAAGGMSVAKIADDWSVSVERVEEVLAHTGEPEPDETPITTIAWRLGHLHLQFAGAWEWTFGERRRDPKLMVDFSPSAALTLERFWASVDRWRDSVGAVTDEQLDTVGFSRYPYSNDADNPYIAVLSGDNLEFIHHMAEIALLRDLWHARSTAAG from the coding sequence ATGGAGATCGAGGGTGTGCGGACGGACCGTTTGGGCTTGCTGCTCGAGCAGTTCGACAAGGCCAGGGAGATGGCCGGGGTACGGCTGGCGGGGCTCGGCGACGAGGAGTACCTGTGGGAGCCGGTACCGGGTTGCTGGTCGCTCCGGCGCCGGGGCGAAGCGGTGACACCCAGGGCGTTCGGGCCGGGCGAGTGGGTGCTCGACCTGGGCGCGCCGGACATCCCTGCGAGCGAGTACGCCGAAGTCGCCCGTCAGGCCGCCGGCGGCATGTCCGTCGCCAAGATCGCCGATGACTGGAGTGTGAGTGTCGAGCGGGTCGAGGAGGTCCTCGCCCACACCGGTGAGCCGGAGCCCGACGAGACGCCGATCACGACCATCGCGTGGCGGCTGGGGCATCTGCATCTCCAGTTCGCCGGCGCATGGGAGTGGACCTTCGGCGAACGGCGGCGGGATCCGAAGCTGATGGTCGACTTCTCCCCCTCCGCCGCCTTGACGCTGGAGCGGTTCTGGGCGTCGGTCGACCGCTGGCGCGACAGCGTCGGAGCCGTCACCGACGAACAACTCGACACGGTCGGCTTCTCTCGGTACCCGTACAGCAACGACGCCGACAATCCGTACATCGCCGTGCTCTCGGGGGACAACCTCGAATTCATCCACCACATGGCCGAGATCGCGCTGCTCCGCGACCTGTGGCACGCCCGCTCCACCGCTGCCGGGTAG
- a CDS encoding M15 family metallopeptidase has translation MSEIIRMNDPRSAGIPVRDCREPLVDLRELSFLRVDTRLADPAGAYALLREGVAWRLARAARLLPEGLRLLVTEGYRPLVLQQRYFDAYEAELRASHPDWPEPYLRTRTSRSLSPPEIGPHVAGAAVDLTLCTASGTELDLGTPVNAGPEESDGACYTDAPGLAATARRNRRTLSAALSTAGLTNYPTEWWHWSYGDRYWALATGAAAARYGPADVYARHHRPPE, from the coding sequence ATGTCAGAGATCATCCGCATGAACGACCCCCGATCGGCCGGTATCCCGGTCCGCGACTGCCGCGAACCCCTCGTGGATCTGCGGGAGTTGTCGTTCCTGCGCGTCGACACCCGGCTGGCCGACCCGGCGGGCGCCTACGCCCTCCTGCGTGAGGGCGTGGCGTGGCGGCTGGCCCGCGCCGCCCGGCTGCTGCCCGAGGGGCTGCGCCTGCTGGTCACGGAGGGCTACCGCCCGCTCGTCCTGCAGCAGCGGTACTTCGACGCGTACGAGGCCGAGTTGCGCGCGTCCCACCCCGACTGGCCGGAGCCGTATCTGCGCACCCGGACGAGCCGTTCCCTGTCCCCGCCGGAGATCGGCCCGCATGTCGCGGGCGCCGCGGTCGACCTGACCCTGTGCACCGCCTCCGGCACCGAACTGGACCTGGGCACCCCGGTGAACGCCGGCCCGGAGGAGAGCGACGGCGCCTGCTACACGGATGCCCCGGGCCTCGCCGCCACCGCCCGTCGCAACCGCCGTACCCTGTCCGCCGCCCTCAGCACGGCCGGCCTCACCAACTACCCCACGGAGTGGTGGCACTGGTCCTACGGCGACCGCTACTGGGCCCTCGCCACCGGAGCCGCGGCGGCCCGGTACGGCCCCGCAGACGTGTACGCCCGGCATCATCGGCCCCCGGAATGA
- a CDS encoding CHAP domain-containing protein has product MPSITKPSTAKVPARRAATLLLISALAGGALTAEAASAAPVSPQSASVSAAVSLQTAIKSKAQQQVGLSPRNREMAGNCNYYSAVATAPKSGSVGKCKKVGGLQWRYNNWCADFVRYVWKNAGARTKGTDAFAGSFYRARNSIGTWHARGSYTPKIGDAVLYDWDGGSPSLGTNGWDVDHIGIVIGYNPKTKALTTIEGNTTKSGNGGTEGVYKRTRHNTKAGDVVGYVTPRK; this is encoded by the coding sequence ATGCCCAGCATCACCAAGCCCAGCACAGCCAAGGTGCCCGCACGGCGCGCCGCCACCCTCCTGCTGATCTCGGCCCTCGCGGGCGGAGCACTGACCGCGGAGGCGGCTTCGGCCGCGCCCGTGTCACCGCAGTCGGCCTCCGTGTCCGCGGCGGTCTCGCTCCAGACTGCCATCAAGAGCAAGGCGCAGCAGCAGGTGGGACTGTCGCCGCGCAACCGTGAGATGGCCGGCAACTGCAACTACTACAGCGCTGTCGCCACCGCCCCGAAGAGCGGCTCGGTCGGCAAGTGCAAGAAGGTCGGCGGGTTGCAGTGGCGCTACAACAACTGGTGCGCCGACTTCGTCCGCTACGTCTGGAAGAACGCCGGCGCCCGGACGAAGGGCACCGACGCCTTCGCCGGCTCCTTCTACCGGGCCCGCAACTCCATCGGCACGTGGCACGCGCGGGGTTCCTACACCCCGAAGATCGGTGACGCGGTCCTCTACGACTGGGACGGCGGCTCACCGAGCCTCGGGACCAACGGCTGGGACGTCGACCACATCGGCATCGTCATCGGCTACAACCCCAAGACCAAGGCGCTGACGACCATCGAGGGCAACACCACCAAGAGCGGCAACGGCGGCACCGAGGGTGTCTACAAGCGCACCCGGCACAACACCAAGGCCGGTGACGTCGTCGGCTACGTGACGCCCAGGAAGTAG
- a CDS encoding PE-PGRS family protein, translated as MTDEAVDGMDAPQLGEAVALLAGFLGAEPLTAAIASLERDLVGRPAREVGDMAAARGIGPDLMVAALTVRESLGRLNDLIHAAGIVLALPHLLEDGEEIAVRPSLAAGNDPHRPFDLETDRRVAEFKLARWRGADAMRKRQTFKDLVMLAADRTGRRAELFVVGPEPGRFLRTSRATAAWALDRTPHARRVFEESFGSLDVSVAEFTERHAGHVRVTDLCDVLPPMVAAALVR; from the coding sequence ATGACAGACGAAGCGGTCGATGGCATGGATGCTCCTCAACTGGGTGAGGCCGTCGCGCTGTTGGCGGGCTTCCTGGGGGCCGAGCCGTTGACCGCGGCCATCGCTTCTCTGGAGCGGGACCTGGTGGGAAGGCCCGCGAGGGAGGTCGGTGACATGGCCGCCGCCCGGGGTATCGGTCCCGATCTGATGGTGGCTGCGCTGACGGTGCGTGAGAGCCTCGGCCGGCTGAACGACCTTATCCACGCGGCCGGGATCGTGCTGGCGCTGCCGCATCTCCTGGAGGACGGGGAGGAGATCGCCGTACGTCCTTCGCTGGCCGCCGGCAACGACCCGCACCGGCCGTTCGACCTGGAGACGGACCGGCGCGTGGCGGAGTTCAAACTGGCGCGGTGGCGTGGCGCGGACGCCATGCGCAAGCGGCAGACGTTCAAGGACCTGGTCATGCTCGCCGCCGACCGCACGGGCCGACGCGCCGAGTTGTTCGTCGTCGGACCTGAGCCCGGCCGCTTCCTGCGGACCTCCAGGGCGACGGCGGCCTGGGCGCTGGACCGCACCCCGCACGCGCGCCGCGTGTTCGAGGAGTCCTTCGGCTCCCTGGACGTCTCCGTCGCGGAGTTCACCGAGCGCCACGCCGGCCATGTCCGGGTCACGGACCTGTGCGACGTGCTGCCGCCCATGGTGGCAGCGGCGCTGGTGCGCTGA
- a CDS encoding glycoside hydrolase family 5 protein — translation MRPARSVLLVAALLLLGLVLIPGTAQAGPAAPAPLPAAMAPSAATPVAANGQLVVCGTKLCNQQGKTIQLRGMSTHGLQWYSQCVSNGSLNALATDWKADVLRISMYVQEGGYETDPRRFTDLVHSAIEQATARGMYAIVDWHMLDPGDPHQNLARAKTFFSEIAQRHRDKNNLLYEIANEPSGVSWSRIKSYAEQLIPVIRAKDPNTPILVGTRAWSSLGVSEGSNESEVVNNQVNAANIMYTFHFYAYSHRDEYLQTLARAADRIPVFVTEFGTQNYSGEGANDFTMSQRYLDLLAAKKISWVNWNFSDDERTGAVFKPGTCAGNGPWTGTSSLKPAGVWIRDRIRTTDDF, via the coding sequence ATGAGACCGGCACGATCCGTTCTGCTCGTCGCCGCGCTGCTCCTTCTCGGCCTTGTCCTGATCCCAGGAACCGCACAGGCCGGTCCCGCGGCCCCCGCTCCCCTCCCGGCGGCCATGGCCCCCTCGGCGGCCACACCGGTCGCCGCCAACGGACAACTCGTGGTCTGCGGCACCAAGCTCTGCAACCAGCAAGGAAAAACGATCCAGCTCCGAGGTATGAGCACCCACGGTCTGCAGTGGTACAGCCAGTGCGTCAGCAACGGCTCGCTCAACGCGCTCGCCACCGACTGGAAGGCGGACGTACTGCGCATCTCCATGTACGTCCAGGAGGGTGGCTACGAGACCGATCCGCGCCGCTTCACCGACCTGGTTCACTCCGCCATCGAGCAGGCCACGGCCCGCGGCATGTACGCCATCGTCGACTGGCACATGCTCGACCCCGGCGACCCGCACCAGAACCTCGCCCGCGCCAAGACCTTCTTCTCCGAGATCGCCCAGCGCCACCGTGACAAGAACAACCTGCTGTACGAGATCGCGAACGAGCCCAGCGGGGTGAGCTGGTCCCGTATCAAGAGCTACGCCGAGCAACTCATCCCCGTCATCAGGGCCAAGGACCCCAACACCCCGATCCTGGTCGGCACCCGCGCATGGTCCTCGCTCGGTGTCTCGGAGGGCTCGAACGAGTCCGAGGTGGTCAACAACCAGGTGAACGCGGCCAACATCATGTACACGTTCCACTTCTACGCGTACTCGCACCGGGACGAGTATCTCCAGACCCTCGCCCGCGCGGCCGACCGCATACCCGTCTTCGTCACCGAGTTCGGCACCCAGAACTACTCGGGTGAGGGCGCGAACGACTTCACCATGTCGCAGCGCTATCTCGATCTGCTGGCAGCCAAGAAGATCAGCTGGGTCAACTGGAACTTCTCCGACGACGAACGCACCGGCGCCGTGTTCAAGCCGGGGACCTGCGCCGGCAACGGTCCGTGGACCGGTACGTCCTCCCTCAAGCCCGCGGGTGTCTGGATCCGCGACCGCATCAGGACGACGGACGACTTCTGA
- a CDS encoding response regulator, whose amino-acid sequence MADSERPGTDNPIRVFLLDDHEVVRRGVHDLLNDEPDITVIGEAGTVEQALARVPALRPQVAVLDVRLPDGDGVTVCRELRSRVPELSCLMLTSFDDEEALLDSIMAGASGYVLKQIQGSDLVSAVRTVAAGQSLLDPSATAKVMARLRQDQQPQEEPDALPGLTAREREILALVGEGLTNRQIGQRLYLAEKTVKNHISRLLAKLGVERRIQAAVIATQAQDRLRHEGH is encoded by the coding sequence ATGGCGGACAGCGAGCGACCCGGTACCGACAACCCGATCCGGGTCTTCCTGCTGGACGACCACGAGGTGGTACGGCGCGGGGTGCACGACCTGCTGAACGACGAGCCGGACATCACCGTGATCGGCGAGGCAGGCACCGTCGAGCAGGCCCTGGCGCGTGTTCCCGCGCTGCGCCCGCAGGTGGCCGTGCTCGATGTGCGCCTGCCCGACGGCGACGGCGTGACCGTCTGCCGCGAGCTGCGTTCACGCGTGCCGGAACTGTCCTGCCTGATGCTGACCTCGTTCGATGACGAGGAGGCCCTGCTCGACTCGATCATGGCCGGCGCATCCGGGTACGTGCTGAAGCAGATCCAGGGCTCGGACCTGGTCTCGGCGGTCCGCACGGTGGCCGCCGGCCAGTCCCTGCTCGACCCGAGCGCCACCGCCAAGGTGATGGCCCGGCTGCGCCAGGACCAGCAGCCGCAGGAGGAGCCGGACGCCCTGCCAGGACTCACCGCCCGGGAGCGGGAGATCCTCGCCCTGGTCGGCGAGGGCCTGACCAACCGGCAGATCGGCCAGCGCCTCTACCTCGCGGAGAAGACGGTCAAGAACCACATCTCCCGCCTGCTCGCCAAACTCGGCGTGGAGCGGCGCATCCAGGCCGCGGTCATCGCCACGCAGGCTCAGGACCGGCTCCGGCACGAAGGACACTGA
- a CDS encoding TIGR01777 family oxidoreductase yields the protein MKVVLPGGTGQVGTILDRALTAAGHEVTVLTRRPVRAHDIGWDGATPGRWGAAIDGCDVVINLAGRSVSCRYTAENMRAMMDSRVDSARVVGEAIAGAARPPRVWLQMSTATIYAHRFDAAHDEASGVIGGSETGVPDYWAYSVAIAQNWERAQAQAPTPATRKVALRAAMVMSPDRGGVFDMLSRLTRCGLGGPVAGGGQYVSWIHAEDFVRAVEFLIARDDLEGPVNLASPAPLPHRDFMRALRTAWGVPVGLPATRWMAELGALALRSDTELLLKSRRVVPGRLRTAGFTFEHPEWQKAATSLAQQARPARPASRRTRESNSHAL from the coding sequence ATGAAGGTAGTGCTGCCCGGGGGAACCGGACAGGTGGGCACGATTCTCGACCGTGCGTTGACGGCGGCGGGCCATGAGGTGACGGTGCTGACCCGGCGTCCGGTGCGGGCGCACGACATCGGCTGGGACGGGGCCACGCCGGGCCGCTGGGGCGCGGCGATCGACGGCTGCGATGTCGTGATCAACCTGGCCGGGCGCAGTGTTTCCTGCCGTTACACCGCCGAGAACATGCGGGCCATGATGGACTCCCGGGTGGATTCGGCGCGGGTGGTCGGCGAGGCGATCGCCGGCGCCGCGCGGCCACCGCGCGTCTGGCTGCAGATGAGTACGGCGACCATCTACGCCCACCGCTTCGACGCGGCACACGACGAGGCGAGCGGGGTGATCGGCGGCTCGGAGACCGGGGTGCCGGACTACTGGGCGTACAGCGTTGCCATCGCGCAGAACTGGGAACGGGCGCAGGCCCAGGCGCCGACTCCCGCCACCCGCAAGGTGGCGCTGCGCGCGGCGATGGTCATGAGCCCGGATCGGGGCGGTGTCTTCGACATGCTGTCGCGGCTGACGCGATGCGGGCTGGGCGGTCCGGTGGCCGGCGGCGGCCAGTACGTCTCCTGGATCCACGCCGAGGACTTCGTGCGAGCGGTGGAGTTCCTGATCGCCCGGGACGACCTTGAGGGACCGGTGAACCTCGCCTCACCCGCCCCCCTTCCGCACCGCGACTTCATGCGGGCGCTGCGCACGGCCTGGGGCGTCCCGGTGGGCCTGCCGGCGACGCGCTGGATGGCCGAGCTTGGGGCGCTCGCGCTGCGCTCGGACACCGAACTGCTGCTCAAGAGCCGCCGGGTGGTGCCGGGCCGGCTGCGCACGGCCGGGTTCACCTTCGAGCATCCCGAGTGGCAGAAAGCCGCTACATCCCTCGCACAGCAGGCCAGGCCAGCCCGCCCGGCATCACGTCGGACCCGTGAATCGAACAGCCATGCCCTGTAG
- a CDS encoding DNA-directed RNA polymerase subunit alpha — MLIAQRPSLTEEVVDEFRSRFVIEPLEPGFGYTLGNSLRRTLLSSIPGAAVTSIRVDGVLHEFTTVPGVKEDVTDLILNIKQLVVSSEHDEPVVMYLRKQGPGLVTAADIAPPAGVEVHNPDLVLATLNGKGKLEMELTVERGRGYVSAVQNKQVGQEIGRIPVDSIYSPVLKVTYKVEATRVEQRTDFDKLIVDVETKQAMRPRDAMASAGKTLVELFGLARELNIDAEGIDMGPSPTDAALAADLVLPIEELDLTVRSYNCLKREGVHSVGELVARSEADLLDIRNFGAKSIDEVKAKLADMGLALKDSPPGFNPTAAADSFGAGNDADAGFVETEQY; from the coding sequence GTGCTGATTGCTCAGCGTCCATCCCTGACCGAAGAGGTCGTCGACGAGTTCCGCTCCCGGTTCGTGATCGAGCCGCTGGAGCCGGGCTTCGGTTACACCCTCGGCAACTCCCTGCGTCGTACGCTCCTCTCCTCGATCCCGGGTGCGGCGGTCACGTCCATCCGTGTCGACGGTGTCCTGCACGAGTTCACCACCGTGCCGGGCGTCAAGGAGGACGTCACCGACCTGATCCTCAACATCAAGCAGCTGGTCGTCTCCTCGGAGCACGACGAGCCGGTCGTGATGTACCTGCGCAAGCAGGGTCCGGGTCTGGTCACCGCCGCCGACATCGCGCCCCCGGCCGGTGTCGAGGTGCACAACCCCGACCTCGTCCTCGCCACGCTCAACGGCAAGGGCAAGCTGGAAATGGAACTGACGGTCGAGCGTGGCCGCGGTTACGTCTCCGCCGTGCAGAACAAGCAGGTGGGCCAGGAGATCGGCCGTATCCCGGTCGACTCCATCTACTCGCCGGTTCTGAAGGTCACGTACAAGGTCGAGGCGACCCGTGTCGAGCAGCGCACCGACTTCGACAAGCTGATCGTCGACGTCGAGACCAAGCAGGCGATGCGTCCCCGTGACGCCATGGCCTCCGCCGGTAAGACCCTGGTCGAGCTGTTCGGTCTCGCCCGCGAGCTGAACATCGACGCCGAGGGCATCGACATGGGCCCGTCCCCCACGGACGCCGCGCTCGCCGCCGACCTGGTACTGCCGATCGAGGAGCTCGACCTCACCGTCCGGTCGTACAACTGCCTCAAGCGTGAGGGTGTCCACTCCGTGGGTGAGCTGGTCGCCCGCTCCGAGGCCGACCTGCTCGACATCCGCAACTTCGGTGCGAAGTCGATCGACGAGGTCAAGGCGAAGCTGGCCGACATGGGCCTGGCCCTCAAGGACAGCCCTCCCGGATTCAATCCGACCGCCGCCGCTGACAGCTTCGGTGCGGGCAATGACGCGGACGCGGGCTTTGTGGAGACCGAGCAGTACTGA
- a CDS encoding STAS domain-containing protein: protein MSSRPFPFALHHRTVDGTMVLELHGEVDLWAQRELFPRVAELLGRPSPDVVVDLRPVIFLDAGGLRLLVQIKDHVALRDGSLRLVRGTPAAWRAVQITRLDHVFTVVNDLPGAAADRSPGRALPT from the coding sequence ATGAGCAGCCGCCCCTTCCCGTTCGCCCTCCACCACCGCACCGTGGACGGGACGATGGTCCTGGAACTCCACGGCGAAGTGGACCTATGGGCGCAGCGAGAGCTTTTCCCCCGCGTAGCGGAGCTGCTCGGTCGCCCATCCCCCGACGTCGTCGTCGATCTACGTCCGGTGATCTTCCTCGACGCCGGCGGACTGCGCCTGCTCGTGCAGATCAAGGACCATGTCGCACTCCGGGACGGCAGCCTGCGACTCGTGCGCGGCACGCCAGCGGCGTGGCGGGCAGTGCAGATCACGCGCCTGGACCACGTCTTCACCGTGGTGAACGACCTGCCCGGTGCCGCGGCAGACCGTTCACCGGGAAGGGCCCTGCCGACGTGA
- a CDS encoding GNAT family N-acetyltransferase: MSTLNAQTIRTTRLDLLPLRVEHAEEMAAVLSDPALHTFIGGAPDTPQALRSRYRRMTAGSPDPFVSWLNWVIRLRDEACLTGTVQATISSDGHEPVAEIAWVVGTAWQGRGVATEASRALVDWLGRLPVRTVIAHIHPEHQASAAVATSAGLTPTDEWHEGEIRWRRSVGRHPH; encoded by the coding sequence ATGAGCACCCTCAACGCCCAGACCATCAGGACCACGCGCCTGGACCTGCTGCCCCTTCGCGTCGAGCACGCCGAGGAGATGGCCGCGGTGCTGTCCGATCCAGCCCTGCACACCTTCATCGGCGGCGCCCCGGACACGCCGCAAGCTCTGCGCTCGCGCTACCGGCGCATGACCGCAGGCTCTCCCGACCCGTTCGTCTCCTGGCTGAACTGGGTGATCCGGCTCCGTGACGAAGCCTGTCTGACGGGCACGGTCCAGGCGACGATCAGCTCCGACGGCCACGAGCCCGTTGCCGAGATCGCCTGGGTGGTGGGGACCGCGTGGCAGGGAAGGGGCGTTGCCACGGAAGCGTCCCGAGCGCTCGTCGACTGGCTCGGCCGACTGCCGGTGCGGACTGTCATCGCCCACATCCACCCCGAACACCAGGCATCCGCTGCCGTCGCCACCTCCGCCGGGCTCACGCCCACCGACGAGTGGCACGAGGGCGAGATCCGATGGCGCCGAAGCGTCGGGCGACACCCGCACTGA